From the genome of Amycolatopsis sp. NBC_01488, one region includes:
- a CDS encoding family 1 encapsulin nanocompartment shell protein: MNHLMRDLAPITDAGWKEVDAEAKERLQTHLAARRLVDVAGPHGWRHSATDLGRTATLAAGSLAGLGEGAVVRQRRVLPLTEVRVPFTVSRTELDDAERGADDLEFDDLDRAAKQIAMIENRAVFHGWAAAGITGITETCPYDTPPLGDDPDAYPGVVARAVDTLRQAGIKGPYGLAITPNGYTRIVESTEHGGHLLFDHLRRVLGGGKVVRAPGLDGALIVSLDGGDFSLELGQDLAVGYSHHDAETVTLYLEESFSFRVVEPDAAITLTA; the protein is encoded by the coding sequence ATGAACCACCTGATGCGCGACCTGGCCCCGATCACCGACGCGGGCTGGAAGGAGGTCGACGCCGAGGCCAAGGAGCGTCTGCAGACCCACCTCGCGGCGCGCCGGCTCGTCGACGTCGCCGGCCCGCACGGCTGGCGCCACTCCGCCACCGACCTCGGGCGGACCGCGACGCTGGCCGCCGGGTCACTGGCCGGGCTGGGCGAAGGCGCGGTGGTCCGGCAACGGCGGGTGCTGCCGCTCACCGAGGTGCGGGTGCCGTTCACGGTGTCGCGCACGGAGCTGGACGACGCCGAGCGCGGCGCCGACGACCTCGAATTCGACGACCTCGACCGCGCGGCGAAGCAGATCGCGATGATCGAGAACCGCGCCGTCTTCCACGGCTGGGCCGCGGCCGGCATCACCGGGATCACCGAAACCTGCCCGTACGACACGCCGCCGCTCGGCGACGACCCCGACGCCTACCCCGGCGTCGTCGCCCGCGCGGTCGACACCCTGCGCCAGGCCGGCATCAAGGGCCCGTACGGGCTGGCGATCACCCCCAACGGCTACACACGCATCGTGGAGAGCACCGAACACGGCGGGCACCTGCTGTTCGACCACCTCCGCCGCGTCCTGGGCGGCGGCAAGGTGGTCCGCGCGCCCGGCCTGGACGGCGCCCTCATCGTGAGCCTCGACGGCGGCGACTTCTCCCTCGAGCTCGGCCAGGACCTCGCGGTCGGCTACAGCCACCACGACGCCGAGACGGTGACGCTCTACCTGGAGGAGAGCTTCAGCTTCCGGGTCGTCGAACCCGACGCCGCCATCACGCTGACCGCCTGA
- a CDS encoding alpha/beta fold hydrolase: MTLSMPGFDHVRLPGAGGVELAAAIGGSGSPVVLLHGFPQTHLMWRHVAERLAGEHTVICPDLRGYGASDKPPATGEDVYAKRTMAADVVALAAALGHERFAVVGHDRGALVAFRAGLDHPETVSHLGILDVVPTLDMWHVLHGVRAAVGYHLFLMAQPPGLPETMIANSADAFFGSFLDAWANDPAAIPAEVRAEYLRASAAGVPSIVADYRASAGIDVTHDQADLDAGSQLAMPVTVVQQDWGAQLGYDAAGVWQAWAPDLDHRLTRAGHFMAEEAPAEITAAIRDLLAR; this comes from the coding sequence ATGACACTCTCCATGCCCGGTTTCGACCACGTCCGCCTGCCCGGTGCCGGCGGTGTCGAGCTGGCTGCCGCGATCGGCGGCAGCGGCAGCCCGGTGGTCCTGCTGCACGGTTTCCCCCAGACGCACCTGATGTGGCGGCACGTCGCCGAGCGGCTGGCCGGCGAGCACACGGTGATCTGCCCCGACCTGCGCGGCTACGGCGCCAGCGACAAGCCGCCGGCCACCGGCGAGGACGTGTACGCCAAGCGCACCATGGCCGCCGACGTCGTGGCACTGGCGGCGGCGCTCGGCCACGAGCGCTTCGCCGTCGTCGGCCACGACCGGGGTGCCCTGGTCGCCTTCCGGGCGGGCTTGGACCACCCCGAGACCGTCTCGCACCTGGGCATCCTCGACGTCGTCCCGACGCTGGACATGTGGCACGTCCTGCACGGGGTCCGGGCGGCGGTCGGCTACCACCTCTTCCTCATGGCGCAGCCGCCGGGCCTGCCGGAGACGATGATCGCCAACAGCGCGGACGCGTTCTTCGGCTCGTTCCTCGACGCCTGGGCCAACGACCCGGCCGCGATCCCGGCGGAGGTCCGCGCCGAGTACCTGCGGGCGAGCGCGGCCGGGGTGCCGTCGATCGTCGCGGACTACCGGGCCTCGGCGGGGATCGATGTCACGCATGATCAGGCCGACCTGGACGCCGGTTCGCAGCTGGCCATGCCGGTGACGGTCGTCCAGCAGGACTGGGGTGCGCAGCTGGGTTACGACGCCGCCGGGGTGTGGCAGGCGTGGGCGCCGGACCTGGATCACCGGCTGACCCGCGCGGGACATTTCATGGCCGAAGAAGCACCTGCCGAGATCACGGCGGCGATCCGGGACCTGCTGGCTCGCTGA
- a CDS encoding BTAD domain-containing putative transcriptional regulator, producing MRIDVLGAVRALGDDGTRVDLGGPRHREVLARLVAAEGRLVTTDTLVGDLWLEPPARAVGALRTFVAALRRALEPERPPRTPPRVIVTEGPGYALRLPREHVDVHRFEDALTRTRHSPGAVTDLGAALADWRGPAYADVPDSPWAQRERNRLEELRLAALELRAGILLDSGHGADLVAELGAHVTEHPWREPAWGLLARALHRAGRQADALATLRRARRVLADQLGLDPGADLRRLEADILTGPAGGTPWTGAAVRLGPRTTVDLARTLALAGGDALVHSRRDRLAAIQAAERTGDLPLTARIIGAYDVPAIWSRADDPAQSQAVVAAAERTLTRLGPDGPADLRARLLATIAVESRSADLAAAELSHARQAARQAEALARELADPALLAFALNGVFLQSFTRPGLAATRDGIGAEILDLATRHDLPNFAVLGRLVRLQSASARGDLDTAAAHAKAADELAATTEAPLVAVLTAWFRARVTAARSTEPGGPTAATAAAQYRAAEEALRTAGMPGLHRGLFPLALLGLRLLHDRAAPTDQHLDWGPYLHWARPHVLLAQGRQEEARAALAAAPEPPHDHVQEAMWCLTAHAAARLGERSVAARAAAALRTAREEDAGAASGMLTLGPVAKYSAKAEACAAQE from the coding sequence ATGCGAATCGACGTGCTCGGTGCCGTGCGGGCCCTGGGCGACGACGGCACGCGAGTGGACCTCGGTGGTCCCCGCCACCGCGAGGTGCTCGCCCGGCTCGTCGCCGCCGAGGGGCGGCTGGTCACCACCGACACCCTGGTCGGCGACCTGTGGCTCGAGCCGCCGGCCCGCGCGGTGGGGGCGTTGCGGACGTTCGTCGCCGCACTGCGCCGCGCGCTCGAACCCGAACGGCCGCCTCGCACGCCGCCGCGGGTGATCGTCACCGAAGGCCCCGGATACGCGCTGCGCCTGCCCCGCGAGCACGTCGACGTCCACCGGTTCGAGGACGCGCTCACCCGAACACGCCACTCCCCCGGCGCGGTGACCGACCTCGGGGCGGCGCTCGCGGACTGGCGCGGACCCGCCTACGCCGACGTGCCGGATTCGCCGTGGGCGCAGCGTGAACGGAACCGGCTGGAGGAGCTGAGACTGGCGGCGCTGGAACTCCGCGCCGGCATCCTCCTCGACTCGGGGCACGGCGCCGATCTCGTCGCCGAACTCGGCGCCCACGTCACCGAACACCCGTGGCGCGAGCCGGCCTGGGGGCTGCTGGCCCGCGCCCTGCACCGCGCGGGTCGCCAAGCCGACGCCCTCGCCACCCTCCGCCGCGCCCGCCGGGTGCTCGCCGACCAGCTCGGGCTCGACCCCGGAGCCGACCTGCGACGCCTGGAGGCCGACATCCTCACCGGACCCGCCGGTGGCACGCCGTGGACCGGTGCCGCTGTCCGGCTCGGCCCGCGCACCACGGTGGACTTGGCCCGCACGCTCGCGCTGGCGGGCGGCGACGCCCTCGTCCACTCGCGGCGCGACCGGCTCGCCGCGATCCAGGCGGCGGAACGCACCGGGGACCTCCCGCTGACCGCCCGGATCATCGGCGCCTACGACGTGCCCGCGATCTGGAGTCGCGCCGACGACCCCGCGCAGTCCCAGGCCGTCGTCGCGGCCGCCGAACGCACGCTCACCCGGCTCGGCCCGGACGGCCCCGCCGACCTGAGAGCGCGTCTCCTGGCCACGATCGCCGTCGAAAGCCGCAGCGCCGACCTCGCCGCAGCCGAGCTGAGCCACGCCCGGCAGGCAGCACGCCAGGCCGAGGCACTGGCCCGGGAGCTGGCCGATCCCGCCCTGCTGGCGTTCGCGCTCAACGGCGTGTTCCTGCAGTCCTTCACCCGTCCCGGGCTCGCGGCCACCCGAGACGGGATCGGCGCCGAAATCCTCGACCTGGCGACCCGCCACGACCTGCCGAACTTCGCCGTCCTCGGCCGGCTCGTCCGCCTGCAATCCGCCTCGGCCCGCGGCGACCTCGACACCGCGGCCGCACACGCCAAGGCGGCCGACGAGCTCGCCGCCACCACGGAGGCTCCCCTCGTCGCGGTCCTCACCGCCTGGTTCCGGGCCCGGGTGACGGCCGCCCGCAGCACCGAACCCGGCGGGCCGACCGCCGCTACGGCCGCGGCGCAGTACCGCGCGGCCGAGGAAGCACTCCGGACGGCCGGAATGCCGGGACTGCACCGTGGCCTGTTTCCGCTCGCCCTGCTGGGTTTGCGCCTCCTGCACGACCGCGCCGCACCCACCGACCAGCACCTCGACTGGGGTCCGTACCTGCACTGGGCACGCCCGCACGTGCTGCTCGCCCAGGGCCGGCAGGAGGAAGCCCGCGCCGCCCTCGCGGCAGCGCCGGAACCACCGCACGACCACGTGCAAGAGGCGATGTGGTGCCTGACCGCCCACGCCGCGGCGCGCCTCGGCGAGCGCAGCGTCGCCGCGCGGGCCGCGGCCGCGCTGCGCACCGCCCGCGAGGAAGACGCCGGCGCCGCCAGCGGAATGCTGACCCTGGGCCCGGTGGCAAAGTATTCGGCGAAGGCGGAGGCCTGCGCGGCGCAGGAGTGA
- a CDS encoding IS110 family transposase has product MTKSSARDEVLYLRAAGVDVGKRFVMACVRTPDPRRAGRWLLETERFDTTAGAIRDLRDWLTEHAVEIVALEATSDYWRAVYYPLQDAGLNLMLVNPAHLRGIKGRKTDPSDAAFLARAAASGMVLASFVPDRAIRELRELTRRRTEIRADRGREIQRLEKELEDSGLKLTSVLTDVTGVSSRRILAALIDGERDPATLAELALSHARAKIPALTVALEGTFTDHHAFMCRHFLTQIDHLAELVTELDMRIADLMRDRDRDLNNLDTIPGIGRTAAEIIISETGGDMAPFATAAHLASWIGVCPGLNESAGVNKSGHTRHGNANLKRILGTAAMAAIKQKNSYYAVYYRRLAARRGRQRALVAVMHKLTIAIWHILTDKVTHHDLGADYFTRRDPQRTMHQIVKQANALGMTVRFDPIPA; this is encoded by the coding sequence ATGACAAAATCGTCGGCGCGGGACGAGGTGCTGTACCTGCGCGCTGCGGGTGTGGATGTCGGCAAACGGTTCGTGATGGCATGCGTACGCACCCCGGACCCGCGCCGGGCAGGCCGATGGCTGCTGGAGACCGAACGGTTCGACACCACCGCCGGGGCCATCCGGGACCTGCGTGACTGGCTGACCGAACACGCAGTCGAAATCGTTGCCCTGGAAGCCACCTCGGACTACTGGCGTGCGGTGTATTACCCGCTGCAGGACGCCGGGCTGAACCTGATGCTGGTCAACCCCGCCCACCTGCGCGGGATCAAGGGCCGCAAGACCGACCCATCGGATGCGGCGTTCCTGGCCCGCGCCGCCGCCTCGGGAATGGTGCTGGCCTCCTTCGTACCCGACCGCGCGATCCGCGAACTGCGGGAACTGACCCGCCGCCGCACCGAAATCCGCGCCGACCGCGGCCGCGAAATCCAACGACTGGAAAAAGAACTCGAGGACAGCGGCCTCAAACTGACCAGCGTCCTGACCGACGTCACCGGAGTCAGCTCGCGGCGGATCCTGGCCGCATTGATCGACGGCGAACGCGACCCCGCCACACTGGCCGAGCTGGCCCTCAGCCACGCCCGCGCCAAGATCCCCGCCCTCACCGTGGCGCTGGAGGGCACGTTCACCGACCACCACGCTTTCATGTGCCGGCACTTCCTCACCCAGATCGACCACCTCGCCGAACTGGTCACCGAACTGGACATGCGGATCGCCGACCTGATGCGCGACCGCGACCGGGACCTGAACAACCTCGACACCATCCCCGGCATCGGGCGCACCGCCGCCGAGATCATCATCAGCGAGACCGGTGGAGACATGGCCCCGTTCGCCACCGCCGCGCACCTGGCCTCCTGGATCGGCGTCTGCCCCGGCCTCAACGAATCGGCCGGGGTGAACAAATCCGGCCACACCCGCCACGGCAACGCCAACCTCAAACGCATCCTCGGTACCGCCGCCATGGCCGCGATCAAGCAAAAGAACTCCTACTACGCCGTCTACTACCGGCGCCTCGCCGCCCGCCGCGGCCGGCAACGAGCCCTGGTCGCCGTCATGCACAAACTCACCATCGCGATCTGGCACATCCTGACCGACAAGGTCACCCACCACGACCTGGGCGCCGACTACTTCACCCGCCGCGACCCCCAGCGCACCATGCACCAGATCGTCAAGCAGGCCAACGCCCTGGGCATGACCGTCCGCTTCGACCCGATCCCAGCCTGA
- a CDS encoding quinone oxidoreductase family protein, protein MGQAWGFGRHGGPEVQEFFDRPDPVPGRGEVLIRVDVAGVNPLDHLLRAGLVPGLDGGRPFPRVLGMEAAGTVLALGEDVDGLEVGDAVFGFALTGGGTYAETTVLSAPNTARIPAGLPATVAATLPVAGTTAVDVLDQLGLPAGAAILVNGVGGGVGLAVARLAAARELHVVGTGSAAKREPAETVGARFVDYTTDDVVAAARELVPGGFDGIVDLVGGSALRAVAPLARDPRNVLAVGDQSVVDIGGRFVERRLDRENLQRAARLALDGVLAPAITAVHPLSDAPAALATVESGHTSGKVVIKVT, encoded by the coding sequence ATGGGACAGGCATGGGGTTTCGGCAGGCATGGCGGGCCGGAAGTGCAGGAGTTCTTCGACCGCCCCGATCCCGTTCCCGGTCGCGGTGAGGTGCTGATCCGGGTCGACGTCGCCGGGGTGAACCCCCTCGATCACCTCCTGCGCGCGGGCCTGGTTCCCGGGCTCGACGGCGGGCGGCCGTTTCCGCGCGTGCTGGGCATGGAAGCAGCGGGAACCGTTCTCGCCCTGGGGGAGGACGTCGACGGGCTCGAGGTGGGGGATGCGGTCTTCGGCTTCGCGCTCACCGGCGGCGGCACCTACGCCGAGACGACGGTGCTGTCCGCGCCGAACACCGCGCGCATCCCGGCGGGTCTGCCGGCCACCGTGGCGGCGACCCTTCCGGTGGCGGGGACGACCGCGGTGGACGTGCTCGACCAGCTCGGCCTGCCGGCCGGCGCCGCGATCCTGGTGAACGGCGTCGGGGGTGGGGTCGGCCTCGCGGTCGCCCGGCTGGCCGCGGCGCGGGAGCTGCACGTGGTCGGCACCGGCAGCGCCGCCAAACGTGAGCCGGCCGAGACCGTCGGGGCGCGATTCGTCGACTACACCACCGACGACGTCGTCGCCGCGGCCCGTGAGCTGGTTCCCGGCGGTTTCGACGGGATCGTCGACCTGGTCGGCGGCTCCGCGCTGCGGGCGGTCGCCCCGCTGGCGCGGGATCCCCGCAATGTCCTCGCCGTGGGCGATCAGTCCGTGGTCGACATCGGCGGCCGTTTCGTCGAGCGCCGCCTCGACCGCGAGAACCTGCAGCGCGCCGCCCGGCTGGCGCTCGACGGAGTCCTCGCACCGGCGATCACGGCGGTCCACCCGTTGTCCGACGCCCCGGCCGCGCTCGCCACCGTCGAGAGCGGTCACACGTCGGGCAAGGTCGTCATCAAGGTGACCTGA
- a CDS encoding MerR family transcriptional regulator — translation MRIGELSRRTGVSSRSLRYYEAQGLLTSTRSDAGQRHYSDAEVERVSLIRQLFEAGLSSRVIAMVLPCVETPGDPGVVEFAFATMKRERDRIDAEIARLAETRDALDVLLSANSRHRAKLA, via the coding sequence ATGAGGATCGGCGAGTTGTCCCGGCGCACCGGCGTGAGTTCGCGCTCCCTGCGGTACTACGAAGCGCAGGGCCTGTTGACCAGCACCCGCTCCGACGCCGGGCAGCGGCACTACTCCGACGCCGAGGTCGAGCGCGTGTCGCTCATCCGGCAGCTGTTCGAGGCGGGCTTGTCGAGCCGGGTGATCGCGATGGTGCTGCCGTGCGTCGAGACTCCCGGGGATCCGGGCGTCGTCGAGTTCGCGTTCGCGACGATGAAGCGCGAGCGCGACCGGATCGACGCGGAGATCGCGCGCCTGGCCGAGACCCGGGACGCGCTCGACGTGCTGCTCAGCGCCAACAGCCGGCACCGCGCGAAGCTGGCCTGA
- a CDS encoding hemerythrin domain-containing protein, with translation MADITSLILDDHDWFRRQFARLDDLTDSADLAEVWQPLADLLDVHARAEEEIFYPHLLRRGEDAEEETLDAIGDHNDIRDGVHEAALHPVGSTAWHAAVHKARFANSEHMAEEEDEGLADFRRHADPGLREELGRRFLEFKRQHEGARDLDVSDLDPHEYVEQELGDRPADASLGIGSLKEQD, from the coding sequence ATGGCCGACATCACCAGCCTCATCCTCGACGACCACGACTGGTTCCGGCGCCAGTTCGCCCGCCTCGACGACCTGACCGACTCCGCCGACCTGGCCGAGGTCTGGCAGCCCCTGGCCGACCTGCTCGACGTGCACGCCCGCGCCGAAGAGGAGATCTTCTACCCGCACCTGCTGCGTCGCGGCGAAGACGCCGAGGAAGAGACCCTCGACGCCATCGGCGACCACAACGACATCCGCGACGGCGTCCACGAAGCCGCCCTGCACCCCGTCGGCAGCACCGCCTGGCACGCCGCGGTGCACAAGGCCCGGTTCGCCAACAGCGAGCACATGGCCGAGGAAGAGGACGAAGGTCTCGCCGACTTCCGGCGCCACGCCGACCCCGGGCTCCGCGAAGAACTCGGCCGCCGGTTCCTCGAGTTCAAGCGGCAGCACGAAGGCGCCCGCGACCTCGACGTCAGCGACCTCGACCCGCACGAGTACGTCGAGCAGGAGCTCGGCGACCGTCCCGCCGACGCCTCGCTCGGTATCGGCAGCCTCAAGGAACAGGACTGA
- a CDS encoding FAD-dependent monooxygenase: MDAEVLIVGGGPVGLTARALLDRWGVRTLLVEKRAELSPFPRSRLINVRSMEIYRGLGLDAAITARAFSPAYGRVRFRETLCGPDLASAPMLGVHDPVPESPALGVVTSQDRLEPTLLAAAGDPVRFGAALVDVTEEADGVVAVLGDGSRVRTRFLLAADGANSTVRDLLRIGTDGPGTLGSFTTVVFDADLGHVEPTGVCFTPHGSLVPVHPEGGWAWFGPTPADTGWAGHVSRALGADVRVDVLRVQQWVMTAFVASSFGRGRVFLAGDAAHPVPPIGGLGLNTGIADVHNLCWKLAGVLRGWAGPGLPATYEPERRPVAHRTLEQAVANARLVRQARVGELPWSEQYFAQLGLVLGTAYRSAAVLGPPEPAEPGTGYVPTAEPGHRMPHFWLAPGRSTLDACTNGFAVFTASSWESAGPWPLRVERIPAERCGLPPGGALLVRPDGYIGARLPDVSGLPDALSTLSSHQGNPARHPSGG, translated from the coding sequence GTGGACGCTGAGGTGCTGATCGTCGGGGGCGGCCCGGTGGGGCTCACCGCCCGGGCGCTGCTGGACCGCTGGGGCGTGCGGACCCTGCTGGTCGAGAAACGCGCCGAACTCTCGCCGTTCCCGCGGTCCCGGCTGATCAACGTCCGGTCGATGGAGATCTACCGCGGCCTCGGTCTCGATGCCGCGATCACGGCCCGGGCGTTTTCACCGGCGTACGGTCGCGTCCGCTTCCGCGAAACCTTGTGCGGCCCCGACCTGGCGTCCGCGCCCATGCTGGGCGTCCACGACCCGGTGCCCGAGTCCCCCGCCCTCGGCGTCGTCACGTCGCAGGACCGGCTGGAACCGACGCTGCTCGCCGCGGCCGGCGACCCCGTCCGGTTCGGGGCCGCCCTGGTCGACGTGACCGAGGAAGCCGACGGCGTCGTGGCCGTGCTCGGCGACGGGAGCCGCGTCCGCACGCGGTTCCTGCTGGCCGCGGACGGCGCGAACTCGACCGTCCGGGACCTGCTCCGGATCGGCACCGACGGACCCGGGACGCTGGGCAGCTTCACGACAGTCGTGTTCGACGCCGACCTCGGCCACGTCGAGCCCACCGGCGTCTGCTTCACCCCGCACGGCTCGCTGGTCCCGGTCCATCCCGAAGGCGGCTGGGCCTGGTTCGGCCCGACACCGGCGGACACCGGCTGGGCCGGCCACGTCTCGCGTGCGCTGGGCGCGGACGTCCGGGTCGACGTGCTGCGCGTGCAGCAGTGGGTGATGACGGCGTTCGTCGCCTCGAGCTTCGGCCGCGGCCGGGTCTTCCTCGCCGGGGACGCGGCCCACCCGGTCCCGCCGATCGGCGGGCTCGGCCTGAACACCGGCATCGCCGACGTGCACAACCTGTGCTGGAAGCTCGCGGGTGTGCTGCGCGGGTGGGCCGGGCCCGGCCTGCCGGCGACGTACGAGCCGGAACGGCGTCCGGTCGCGCACCGGACGCTCGAGCAGGCGGTGGCGAACGCCCGGCTGGTCAGGCAAGCCCGGGTGGGTGAACTGCCGTGGTCGGAGCAGTACTTCGCCCAGCTCGGCCTGGTCCTCGGGACCGCCTACCGCTCCGCCGCCGTGCTCGGGCCGCCCGAGCCCGCCGAGCCGGGCACCGGCTACGTCCCCACCGCGGAGCCGGGCCACCGCATGCCGCACTTCTGGCTGGCGCCCGGCCGATCGACGCTCGACGCCTGCACCAACGGCTTCGCGGTGTTCACCGCGTCGAGCTGGGAATCGGCCGGGCCGTGGCCACTGCGTGTCGAGCGGATTCCGGCCGAGCGCTGCGGCCTCCCTCCGGGCGGCGCCCTGCTCGTCCGCCCCGACGGGTACATCGGCGCCCGCCTGCCGGACGTCTCGGGTCTGCCCGACGCGCTGAGCACCCTCTCGTCACATCAAGGGAACCCGGCTCGTCATCCTTCCGGCGGATGA